A window of Methanobacterium aggregans genomic DNA:
AAAAGAAAATTAGTTGATATTGATTTTATGCACCTTTTTTCCTGGTTTAGGCAGTTTAATGGTTAAAACAGCGTCTTCGAATATGGCTGATGCTTCTTTAACCTTTATTTCCGATGGAAGTGTTAGTGTCCTCTTTGTTTCACCGTAGCTTCTCTCTTTTTGGATGTAGTTGATATCTTCCCCTTCAATTTCCTCTTCGAACTTTGCAGTGATATCTACACTTTCACCTGCAATTCCAATATCAATATCTTCCTTCATCACACCTGGAAGGTCAATTTTTATTATTATGTTGTCTTTGGTTTCAATAATATCTGCTGCTGGTTTTTGGAGAGCTGTTGTGTAACTTGATAGAGTTTTCCCAACTTCTTCTTGTTTAACTTTAATAGTGTCCATTATATCATTCAACAACTTCTCTGCCTGTGTCTTTTTTTTCCCAGCTTCTTCTTGCATATCTTCGGTTTTTTCCTTTACATCTTCTTTCATTTCATGCATTCCACTGGTAACATCCTCTTTTTTTTCAGAAGCACTTGATTTAAGGTTACCTACTTTTTGTTTTGCTTCTTTTTCCATATCTTCGGTTTTATTTCCGATATCTTCTTTCATTTCATTTATTTTACTGGTAACATCCTCTTTTTTTTCAGAAGCACTTGATTTAAGGTTACCTACTTTTTGTTTTGCTTTTTCGTTATTTACCATTTTATCCCCTCAAATTTTTTTATTTAATGTATAAATTAAGTAAATTACATTTTCAAAATGCAACTGATTACCCCTTCTTGAAAACTCTGCCTTTAATTAGAACTTTATCCCAATAACTTCAATCATCTCATGGTGTATTATTTTGTTATTGCTTAATCCCATTTTTGCTGATATCCCCCTTTTTTTAAAATAATGGACTTCACTTGGTTGGTTTCAAAATTCCATTCTACATCTTTTACTAACCTTATTTGGTCTCCAGATTCGTCTATACATCTTTATCAAGCACTTCATCTGATGTTTTCATCTTTTTCTACTCTCCAACGAATCCATCTACATTCAGTTTCAGTATTGAAACTAGAAGCCTATCACTTAATAATAATTATGTTGATATTTATTATTAAAACCTTTTATTTCTGTTGATCGTTACTATTAAAATTTTGTATCTATATTGATAATTATTATTAAAAATTTTCTATACTTGCATAAAAAAAGTTCATTTTCTGATCTACATTTAAAAAATAGCATCCAATGATTTAATATTAAAATATAAAAAACTCATACAGAAGTTGGGTGGTGGGCTTGTGTTGCATTCTGTAATATGATTCCAAAAGGCATGGTTAAAACTTGAATGAATTATCTATTATCTGTGTTAATATCTAGGGGTGTTCATTGATTTACAGTAATTTTCAACATTTTCTGGATTGATAGTATCGAAAACATGAAAAACATACAACTTTCAAGGATTTGGTGTATCCTACAAAGTTAATCTTTGATAGTTTTTAAATTTTCCTTTTGAGCATTTAACTTAAACTGGCAAAACATAACTTTTACCAATTTATGCATATATCCTGGTTGTATAATATGTGGGCTGCAACCAGTACAACTGGCAAGAGTATGAATTCAGAATCTGCAAGTGTTTGGGAGGATTTAATCCTCTTTAAATTAAATTTTAATCCAAAATTTGGATTTTAAAATTTTTCTCCATAAAAAAGAAGAGTCAGTTAGGAACTGGGGTTATAAAAGGTTAAAAATAAGTTAAATCTGATTTAAAATGTTAATATCTGTTTTGTGTCCCAACCTCCCTTTCTGAATTTGTGGTAAAGAAATTCAACCCTTTTTAAACCTATTTTTATTATATTCATATCCACAGGCAGAGATTCAATAACAGTCCGATTAATCCCCTTTAAATCAATTATATCCCAGTATTCACTGCTTGATTTCTGGATTATATCACATTTTCCAGTTATCTGCATCCCTGCAAGGCTTGCCATTCCATTGTAGGGGTCGTGGATTGCAAGGGAAACATTCTGGTTCATGATTAAATTGGCAAATTTTTCCCCACCCTCTGTTAAGATGTAAATGAATCCATCACTGTAGAAGTATTCCAGTGGAGTTGCCCTGACCCTGTTTTTAAATGATGTGGCAAGTGTGCAGGTGTTGTGGGATAGGAGAAAATCTTCCACGTAAACCCTGAGCTTTGAGGGATCCAACCTTTTTACAAGATCTTCCTTGAGATTTTTAAGTTCAAGGGAGTACTCTATCACCTCTTCCATGCTGAAGAAATCCATATCCTCAAATGGAAGGTCAGCTTGTTTCAGGAAGGATTCAAGGGTCTTATAATCCTCCAGATCAAGGTTGTTCAGCTTCAACCGGCCGCCGATGGTATCTTTACTCACAATATTGTTTCCAAAAAGCTTCTCAAGGGTTTTAAGGTTTTCAATACCTCCCTTACGGTCTATGCACGTGCAGAAAAGGGCCACTGGTTTTTCGGAGAGCCAGTCACGATTTTCATTAATGAATCCTCTGATCTTTGGGTCAACATCTCCCCTGTAGATTGGAGAGCCTAAAACAACGAAGTCAAAGTCCTGATATTCAGTTTTGAACTCATCAACAACGCAGTGTACTGCAGGTCCCAGGATCAATGCAATGGTTTTGGCAACAACTCTGGTTGAACCGTATCTGCTCTCATAAACAACGAGTGTTCTCTGCATATCACCAAACTCCTACTTCGTCTTATAAAATACCCATGGATGGCATAATTTTTTAAGATCAGTTAAACAATAATTATTAAAGGAATAATATATAAATCTATACGTTGAACAGTTGAAAATGGTTAGATCTACATATACTCACTCGAAAATCAATGAAACGATTGCCTCCAATCTTTATTCACTTTTTTGGGGATAAAAATTTTCAGAATAAATTTTAAAAATCTTGTCCCATTTTATTCAGGTTCTTCAGATAACCCAAGGTACTTTGCAGCGGTGTTGATGGTTGAACCCTGTATGAGGGCAGATGTTATTGTTATGAAGAAGACAACGTTGAATATCAGGTCTGCACCAGTTACTCCTGCAACTATGGGGTACGTGGCGAGTATTATGGGAACAGCACCCTTGATACCAACCCATGAAATGAATATCTGGTCTTTAAATCCAACCCTGAATGGTGAAAGACATATAAAGACTGCAAGGGGACGTGCAACCAGAATCAAAAAGAGGGAGATTAAAATTCCCACACCCATAACTGGTATCATTTGAGAGGGGAATACAAGAAGTCCAAGTGTTAAAAACATGATGATCTGCATGAGTAGGGCCATACCATCGTGAAACTGAATCTGCTCTTTTTTATGGACAAAATCACTATTTCCAAGGATCAAAGCTGCAATGTAAACACTCAAATAACCATTTCCGCCCACATAATTGGTTAAAGAGAAGATTAAAATCGCTAATGCAATTGTGAGAACAGGGTAAAGTCCTTCAAGGTGAAGTTTGATCCTGTTTATTATTTCCACCATACCCTTTCCAGAGAGAATACCCAGAAGCACCCCAAGACCAATGGACTGTATTAGGGACATTACCATTGCAGGGAGGGAAGTTTCAGGATTGAGTATCAGGAATATAATGGTCACTGTTAAAAAGTAAGCCATTGGATCGTTACTTCCACTTTCAAGCTCCAGAAGGTGTTCTAAATTGTTTTTCAGGCCTGATTTTTTGGATCGGAAAATAGAAAAAACAGCAGCTGCATCAGTTGAGGATATGATTGAACCAATCAGGAAGGATTCCATAATTGGGAATCCTGTAACCCAATTAATGAAAAATCCAACAGTCAAGCTTGTTATTAAAACGCCTACTGTTGAAAGGCCCACACCCTTCCAGAGCACAGGTTTCACATCTCCCCATTTTGTATCTAATCCTCCTGAAAAGAGAATGAAGATCAGTGCAATTATTCCTACAAACTGCACTATGTATGGGTCATCAAAATAGATTCCACCTATTCCTTCAGAACCCGCAAGCATCCCTATTAAAAGGAAGAAGAGGAGTGATGGAACTCCCAACCTGTGGGATGTTTTGCTTAGGACTATGCTTATAAAAAGTAGGAGTGAACCCAGTAAAAGAAATTGTTCAGGACCCATAATTAATATTTATTTTATCTCCTTTTATATAGTTTATTTTTTGACAAAGCGGGTTATTAACCTATTATAAATTTCAAAGGGCAATATATTAAAAATAGCATGAAAAATGGAGAATATATCTTGAACCTATGATTTTTGGATTGAGAATTCTTCTTCCCTCCATAAGTATTAACTTTGGGGTGCAAATAGATTACTATTAAAAATATGGCAAAATATATGTTGGAGATGGATCATAAGAACTCCATGGTGATAAAATGTTTGAGATATACGAAAAAATGGTAAATGAAGCTATTGCAGCTCAAAAAGCAGATGTAGAAACCATTAAGAAGAATAGGGGAGGAAACTTTAAGGTAACGGATACAAAAGCATATCTTGATGTTGTAAATAAAATGGGAGTGGCAGACGGTCAAAGTAAATCTGTAATAGATTTGCACGTTGATTCAGTTAATGCACACTACAGCACTCTCTCAAATCTCACAGACACAGTAAGACCAGAAGACGATCCATTCGTGGAGCATTACCAAACACCTGCAGTCCTTGAAATATTGTATGAAGAGGATGAAACATTCAAAAAAAGTACAGACAAATTTATAGAAGCCATAGGAAAATCAGAGGCACTCATAGGCAAAGAGGTTGTACGTAGATATGGGGGATTCTACGGGCCAACATGTGTGGTTGACTTCGCACTCATACCTGGAAGCACAAGTAACATTGTAAACCAGATACTCAAAGGAGTGGATATTCCATTGAAACACAAACAGGCACTGCTTTCAGCAAAATCATGGGGTATGAACACATCCTACGGTATAGGAGAAACCTTTGCAAAGCAGGTAGAATCTGGAGCAACACTCACAAAAGCCATTGAAAATGAAATAGATATGATAAAAAGGATATATGAAAGTCCAATAGATGCTCAGACAGAACTCATGAACGCAGCAGGACATGAATCCTTTGACGTCAACAAGTACATGCTCAACTACAAAAAGAAAATGGAAAAAACAGTTAAAAATGCAGTTGACGATGGAGTTCACTACGGTAACATAGTAACAGTTCCAGCTTACTGTGTTGGGGACATATCACACCACATAGCCCAATCAACCTACAACATGTGCAAAGATGATATGATCATGGCTGTTATAGAAGCAACAACAGCTGTAATGGAATCAACACTCAAAAAAGCAATACCTTCATTTAAAAGTGAGTATCAACCATTATCACTTGCAACAGGCTCATCTGCATGTGCAGTTGAATACATATTGGAATTAGATGGGTTTAACGCACCAATGATAGTAAGTCTTCTAACAGAGAGGTTCCACAACTATGTTCAGCTCTACGCAGACCGGGGTGCAGCAGCAGAACTCCACAACTGTGACTTCATGGACATGATATACAGGGGATGGAACTACCTTGACAAGGCAAGAAGAATGAAAAACGGCTCAGGAGAACCACTCGAACCAAACGTTGCAGGATTCAAGGTTGACCTGGAACCATTAAATCAAAACGAGGTTTTAATGAATCCTCAGCGCTATGCATATCCTGCATGTGCCATATCTGTAAGGTTCTCAAGTTTAATGCGTCTTGCTGATTATCCATGTCTCCTTACAAGTGAACCTGTAACAGCCACCATGATGACCAACATCATTGCAATGCACAAGGAAAGTCCAGCTTCACCTGCAAGGGTCTGCAAAGACTGTGCATCTGCATCCCTCGTTGACTTCAGACATGATTACTGCCAGTGGAAAGAGGCAGTTTAAAGACTTTTTT
This region includes:
- a CDS encoding potassium/proton antiporter, with the translated sequence MGPEQFLLLGSLLLFISIVLSKTSHRLGVPSLLFFLLIGMLAGSEGIGGIYFDDPYIVQFVGIIALIFILFSGGLDTKWGDVKPVLWKGVGLSTVGVLITSLTVGFFINWVTGFPIMESFLIGSIISSTDAAAVFSIFRSKKSGLKNNLEHLLELESGSNDPMAYFLTVTIIFLILNPETSLPAMVMSLIQSIGLGVLLGILSGKGMVEIINRIKLHLEGLYPVLTIALAILIFSLTNYVGGNGYLSVYIAALILGNSDFVHKKEQIQFHDGMALLMQIIMFLTLGLLVFPSQMIPVMGVGILISLFLILVARPLAVFICLSPFRVGFKDQIFISWVGIKGAVPIILATYPIVAGVTGADLIFNVVFFITITSALIQGSTINTAAKYLGLSEEPE
- a CDS encoding Hsp20/alpha crystallin family protein is translated as MVNNEKAKQKVGNLKSSASEKKEDVTSKINEMKEDIGNKTEDMEKEAKQKVGNLKSSASEKKEDVTSGMHEMKEDVKEKTEDMQEEAGKKKTQAEKLLNDIMDTIKVKQEEVGKTLSSYTTALQKPAADIIETKDNIIIKIDLPGVMKEDIDIGIAGESVDITAKFEEEIEGEDINYIQKERSYGETKRTLTLPSEIKVKEASAIFEDAVLTIKLPKPGKKVHKININ
- a CDS encoding DUF2193 domain-containing protein, which translates into the protein MFEIYEKMVNEAIAAQKADVETIKKNRGGNFKVTDTKAYLDVVNKMGVADGQSKSVIDLHVDSVNAHYSTLSNLTDTVRPEDDPFVEHYQTPAVLEILYEEDETFKKSTDKFIEAIGKSEALIGKEVVRRYGGFYGPTCVVDFALIPGSTSNIVNQILKGVDIPLKHKQALLSAKSWGMNTSYGIGETFAKQVESGATLTKAIENEIDMIKRIYESPIDAQTELMNAAGHESFDVNKYMLNYKKKMEKTVKNAVDDGVHYGNIVTVPAYCVGDISHHIAQSTYNMCKDDMIMAVIEATTAVMESTLKKAIPSFKSEYQPLSLATGSSACAVEYILELDGFNAPMIVSLLTERFHNYVQLYADRGAAAELHNCDFMDMIYRGWNYLDKARRMKNGSGEPLEPNVAGFKVDLEPLNQNEVLMNPQRYAYPACAISVRFSSLMRLADYPCLLTSEPVTATMMTNIIAMHKESPASPARVCKDCASASLVDFRHDYCQWKEAV
- a CDS encoding flavodoxin domain-containing protein, encoding MQRTLVVYESRYGSTRVVAKTIALILGPAVHCVVDEFKTEYQDFDFVVLGSPIYRGDVDPKIRGFINENRDWLSEKPVALFCTCIDRKGGIENLKTLEKLFGNNIVSKDTIGGRLKLNNLDLEDYKTLESFLKQADLPFEDMDFFSMEEVIEYSLELKNLKEDLVKRLDPSKLRVYVEDFLLSHNTCTLATSFKNRVRATPLEYFYSDGFIYILTEGGEKFANLIMNQNVSLAIHDPYNGMASLAGMQITGKCDIIQKSSSEYWDIIDLKGINRTVIESLPVDMNIIKIGLKRVEFLYHKFRKGGWDTKQILTF